From Halostella salina, one genomic window encodes:
- a CDS encoding HFX_2341 family transcriptional regulator domain-containing protein, translating into MATESALHSIDEVHIAPLGYEFDRIKVPVLEYGADVLYLLGDRELHRTSYHERLEAELTDCGVTVHRDKVDLDDVYDVLGKITTIVDGYDDDIVRVNVSSGPKLTAVGAALACMATDASGYHVHPESRSHPIAETPRTEGMEVAEPLPSYPLETPTADQVLVLDYVDRESDETYTPKKSDLIAFAEDHDLEFMRRADPANEKAKFALLNNRIVDPLVEQGYVRIESVGRTKQVTLTDTGRKALRAFRHKL; encoded by the coding sequence ATGGCGACCGAGTCCGCCCTCCACTCGATCGACGAGGTCCACATCGCACCGCTTGGCTACGAGTTCGACCGGATCAAGGTCCCCGTCCTCGAATACGGCGCTGACGTGCTGTACCTGCTCGGCGACCGGGAACTGCACCGCACGTCGTACCACGAACGCCTCGAAGCGGAACTCACCGACTGCGGCGTCACCGTCCACCGTGATAAGGTCGACCTGGACGACGTGTACGACGTGCTGGGGAAGATCACCACCATCGTCGACGGGTACGACGACGACATCGTCAGGGTCAACGTGTCGAGCGGCCCGAAGCTGACGGCGGTGGGTGCCGCGCTCGCCTGCATGGCGACCGACGCGAGCGGCTACCACGTCCACCCCGAGTCGCGGTCGCATCCGATCGCGGAGACGCCCCGCACCGAGGGCATGGAAGTCGCCGAGCCGCTCCCCTCCTACCCGCTGGAGACGCCGACGGCCGACCAGGTGCTGGTGCTCGACTACGTCGACCGCGAGAGCGACGAGACGTACACGCCGAAGAAGAGCGACCTGATCGCCTTCGCCGAGGACCACGACCTCGAGTTCATGCGCCGGGCCGACCCGGCAAACGAGAAGGCGAAGTTCGCGCTGCTGAACAACCGGATCGTCGACCCGCTCGTCGAGCAGGGGTACGTCCGGATCGAGTCCGTCGGCCGGACGAAGCAGGTAACGCTGACCGACACTGGTCGGAAGGCGCTGCGCGCGTTCCGGCACAAACTCTGA
- the lwrS gene encoding LWR-salt protein, protein MSGHVGTARYVFRVAFRLDPSPPGTTVDPATFETTLSREAAPPGDDGWLFFRDNLWRGELSDPEHFRALTEDALGVTVAEVSFSELRTDEAYLDALRDEVGASLDEFNADTVDDALSKYLGSSIHVLPDPETR, encoded by the coding sequence ATGTCCGGTCACGTCGGGACCGCCCGATACGTGTTCCGCGTCGCGTTTCGCCTCGACCCGTCGCCGCCCGGGACGACGGTCGACCCGGCGACGTTCGAGACGACCCTGTCCCGCGAGGCCGCGCCGCCCGGCGATGACGGCTGGCTGTTCTTCCGGGACAACCTCTGGCGCGGCGAACTGAGCGACCCCGAACACTTCCGCGCCCTGACCGAAGACGCCCTCGGCGTCACGGTCGCCGAGGTCTCGTTCAGCGAGTTGCGGACCGACGAGGCGTATCTGGACGCGCTCCGGGACGAGGTCGGGGCGTCGCTCGACGAGTTCAACGCTGACACCGTCGACGACGCCCTCTCGAAGTATCTGGGGAGTTCGATTCACGTTCTCCCCGATCCGGAGACCAGGTGA
- a CDS encoding ABC transporter ATP-binding protein yields MAAIEATDVSKRYGSVHALDRVNLTVEEGETFGFLGPNGAGKSTFLNTLLDFIKPTAGSVEIFGHDCQTETVAVRERVGVLPEGYSVFDRLTGRQHIEYAIESKDSDADPMDILDRVGLSPEADRKAGGYSKGMAQRLVFGMALAGEPDLLLLDEPTTGLDPNGAKEMREILREENERGATIFFSSHILEQVEAVCDRVGILQGGQLVAVDTIEGLRSSLGGGTKLVITPDELRDGTVETIRAVEGVETAVAEEGPTIEVTCTNDAKMDILVELRNAGVDIINFRTEEASLEDMFVEYTGGGR; encoded by the coding sequence ATGGCAGCCATCGAAGCGACCGACGTGTCGAAACGGTACGGCAGCGTGCACGCGCTGGACCGAGTCAACCTGACCGTCGAGGAGGGGGAGACGTTCGGCTTCCTCGGACCGAACGGGGCCGGCAAGTCGACGTTTCTCAACACGCTGCTCGATTTCATCAAGCCGACGGCCGGGTCGGTCGAGATATTCGGCCACGACTGCCAGACCGAGACCGTCGCGGTCCGCGAACGGGTCGGCGTCCTCCCGGAGGGCTACTCGGTGTTCGACCGGCTGACGGGCCGCCAGCACATCGAGTACGCCATCGAGTCGAAGGACAGCGACGCCGACCCGATGGACATCCTCGACCGCGTCGGGCTCAGTCCCGAGGCCGACCGCAAGGCCGGGGGCTACTCCAAGGGGATGGCACAGCGACTGGTGTTCGGGATGGCGCTCGCCGGCGAACCGGACCTCCTGTTGCTGGACGAGCCGACGACGGGGCTGGACCCGAACGGCGCGAAGGAGATGCGCGAGATCCTCCGCGAGGAGAACGAGCGCGGGGCGACGATCTTCTTCTCGTCGCACATCCTCGAACAGGTCGAGGCGGTCTGTGACCGCGTCGGGATCCTGCAGGGGGGCCAGCTCGTCGCCGTCGACACGATAGAGGGACTCCGGAGTTCGCTCGGTGGCGGCACCAAGCTCGTCATCACGCCGGACGAACTCCGCGACGGGACCGTCGAGACTATCCGGGCGGTCGAGGGCGTCGAGACGGCCGTCGCCGAGGAGGGGCCGACCATCGAGGTGACCTGCACGAACGACGCGAAGATGGACATCCTCGTCGAACTGCGCAACGCGGGCGTCGATATCATCAACTTTCGGACCGAGGAGGCGTCGCTCGAGGACATGTTCGTCGAGTACACCGGTGGCGGGCGATGA
- a CDS encoding ABC transporter permease: protein MTWEDVVRHDGRLCLGERSVRLVLAAVVFAVLVPAYFYPINGTPPFTTARFGGYASGWVTLLVPLAGLVLGYNAIAEDRESGAVRLSLSLPNSRQDLLFGTFLSRTGLLTAAILTGMALGGALVVYPFGELVLLPFLGYVLLTVLFGAVWTGLGVAVSSAVTTQRRAKALGFVLFAAFVLLWDTGVNAVRIGLERVGLTDGTLPDPVQFLVGSTPGNVYGRLVRGFVEPTGGVGGPWYLSEWVAVPLLVLWLVVPLGIANRRFDRSDLA, encoded by the coding sequence ATGACGTGGGAGGACGTGGTCCGGCACGACGGCCGGCTGTGTCTCGGCGAGCGGTCGGTCAGGCTCGTCCTCGCGGCGGTCGTGTTCGCGGTTCTCGTGCCGGCGTACTTCTATCCGATCAACGGCACGCCCCCGTTCACGACGGCCCGGTTCGGCGGGTACGCCAGCGGCTGGGTCACCCTTCTCGTCCCGCTGGCCGGACTCGTGCTCGGCTACAACGCGATCGCCGAGGACCGGGAGTCCGGGGCGGTCCGGCTCTCGCTGTCGCTCCCGAACAGCCGACAGGACCTGCTGTTCGGGACGTTCCTGAGCCGCACCGGGCTGCTGACGGCCGCGATCCTGACGGGGATGGCCCTCGGCGGCGCGCTGGTCGTCTACCCCTTCGGCGAACTCGTCCTCCTGCCGTTCCTGGGGTACGTCCTCCTGACGGTCCTGTTCGGGGCCGTCTGGACCGGCCTCGGCGTCGCGGTGTCGTCGGCCGTCACGACCCAGCGCCGGGCCAAGGCCCTCGGGTTCGTCCTCTTCGCCGCCTTCGTGCTCCTCTGGGACACCGGCGTGAACGCCGTGCGGATCGGGCTGGAGCGGGTCGGCCTGACCGACGGGACGCTTCCCGACCCGGTCCAGTTCCTCGTCGGCAGCACGCCGGGCAACGTGTACGGACGGCTGGTCCGCGGGTTCGTCGAGCCGACCGGCGGCGTCGGCGGCCCCTGGTACCTGAGCGAATGGGTCGCCGTCCCCCTGCTAGTGCTGTGGCTAGTGGTGCCGCTCGGGATCGCAAATCGCCGGTTCGACCGGAGTGATCTGGCATGA
- a CDS encoding ABC transporter permease, with protein sequence MSWRALAGKDVRDAARSRTAWLLTALSLLVYGGIAVYQGSVGEPTLASLVGTLSAAVVRVVPALGLLVGYKSIADERADGSLLLTLSMPHSRRDLAVGKFVGRTVVLLAPTLGALLVAGAIGVGKFGTDGLASFPWFLLVAALYGTVFVAVGVGISMTTTDDRRLTLGAIGAYVFLVNLYGGVHSAVLVFLHRGRFQVLSNLPDWALLYRLFQPSEAYYRLLHLGFDAAPAARYLAGGAPFYVDWWMALVVLAVYCVGALGIGYRRFSAGDL encoded by the coding sequence ATGAGCTGGCGGGCCCTCGCCGGAAAGGACGTTCGCGACGCCGCGCGGTCGCGGACCGCGTGGCTGCTGACGGCGCTGTCGCTGCTGGTCTACGGCGGCATCGCCGTCTATCAGGGCTCCGTCGGTGAGCCGACGCTGGCGTCGCTGGTCGGCACCCTCTCGGCCGCCGTGGTTCGGGTCGTCCCGGCGCTCGGCCTGCTGGTCGGCTACAAGTCGATCGCCGACGAGCGGGCGGACGGCAGCCTGCTCCTGACCCTGTCGATGCCCCACAGCCGCCGGGACCTGGCGGTCGGGAAGTTCGTCGGCCGGACCGTCGTGTTGCTCGCGCCGACGCTCGGCGCGCTGCTCGTCGCCGGCGCGATCGGCGTCGGCAAGTTCGGCACCGACGGGCTCGCGAGCTTCCCGTGGTTCCTGCTGGTGGCAGCCCTCTACGGGACCGTGTTCGTGGCGGTCGGCGTCGGTATCTCGATGACGACGACCGACGACCGCCGGCTCACGCTCGGCGCGATCGGCGCGTACGTGTTCCTCGTGAACCTCTACGGCGGCGTCCACTCGGCGGTGCTGGTGTTCCTCCATCGCGGGCGGTTCCAGGTGCTTTCGAACCTGCCCGACTGGGCGCTCCTCTACCGCCTCTTCCAGCCCAGCGAGGCCTACTACCGGCTGCTCCATCTCGGCTTCGACGCCGCCCCCGCGGCCCGCTATCTGGCGGGCGGCGCGCCGTTCTACGTCGACTGGTGGATGGCGCTCGTCGTGCTCGCCGTCTACTGTGTGGGGGCGCTCGGGATCGGCTACCGGCGGTTCAGCGCCGGCGACCTGTAG
- a CDS encoding DUF2237 family protein gives MSERNVLGEELAACSTDPTTGFERDGCCGTHPDDRGRHELCAVMTEEFLSFSKERANDLVTPRPELQFPGLDPGDRWCLCLGRWVEALEATRTQRLPETTVPPVVLEATNEAVLDSVELATLEAHAYDA, from the coding sequence ATGTCCGAACGGAACGTTCTCGGCGAGGAACTCGCGGCCTGCAGCACCGACCCGACGACCGGCTTCGAGCGCGACGGCTGCTGTGGCACCCACCCCGACGACCGGGGCAGACACGAACTCTGTGCGGTGATGACCGAGGAGTTCCTGAGCTTCAGCAAGGAGCGGGCCAACGACCTCGTGACGCCGCGCCCGGAGCTCCAGTTCCCCGGGCTCGACCCGGGCGACCGCTGGTGTCTCTGCCTCGGGCGGTGGGTCGAGGCGCTCGAAGCCACGCGTACCCAGCGCCTCCCGGAGACGACCGTCCCGCCCGTCGTGCTCGAAGCGACGAACGAGGCGGTGCTGGATTCGGTCGAGCTGGCGACGCTCGAAGCACACGCCTACGACGCGTGA
- a CDS encoding amidohydrolase family protein encodes MPDLIVRDAYLADRDAVVDIAVESGRIAAIAPAVDATAPTEVDADGGLVSPGLVDSHVHLDMAESASDGRRPRNNDGGFDRDDVIRKTASYFEATDPATIRSTVRSVGAEAVANGVLHVRTHAYVDGTVGSDVVRAVLDAREELADLLDIEVVAFPQRGIGRDAGSEAAVRAALDAGADIVGGLDPVTRNDDRAGTVRRWFDIARDHDADLDVHVHEPGETGLRTLEHVAKQAVERDHRDRVTASHAYALADSEPDRLEALFDTFDEAGLSLVTCYQSTPDGMPLREAHEAGLTLAHGTDQVHDLWGAHGNVDALEAMLVESLKLPAYSTNSGLETLWALITAHGGDLLGVDGYGVATGTPADLVVHDAASPQWAILENRPPAYVLKDGVVVAADGELSDSHDWTFGPR; translated from the coding sequence ATGCCAGACCTGATCGTCCGGGACGCGTATCTCGCCGACCGGGACGCGGTGGTCGACATCGCCGTCGAGTCGGGCCGGATAGCCGCGATCGCGCCGGCGGTCGACGCGACCGCGCCGACGGAGGTCGACGCCGACGGCGGCCTCGTGTCGCCCGGACTCGTCGACAGTCACGTCCACCTCGACATGGCCGAGTCCGCGTCCGACGGGCGGCGGCCGCGCAACAACGACGGCGGGTTCGACCGCGACGACGTGATCCGGAAGACCGCGTCGTACTTCGAGGCGACGGACCCGGCGACGATCCGGTCGACGGTCCGGTCGGTCGGTGCCGAGGCCGTCGCCAACGGCGTCCTGCACGTCCGCACCCACGCGTACGTCGACGGAACGGTCGGCTCGGACGTCGTTCGAGCCGTACTGGACGCCCGCGAGGAACTCGCGGATCTGCTGGACATCGAGGTCGTCGCGTTCCCACAGCGGGGGATCGGCCGGGACGCGGGGTCCGAAGCCGCAGTCCGAGCGGCACTCGACGCGGGCGCTGACATCGTCGGCGGGCTCGACCCGGTGACGCGCAACGACGACCGGGCGGGCACCGTCCGGCGGTGGTTCGACATCGCCCGGGACCACGACGCCGACCTCGACGTCCACGTCCACGAGCCCGGGGAGACGGGCCTCCGGACGCTCGAACACGTCGCGAAGCAGGCGGTCGAACGCGACCACCGGGACAGGGTGACCGCCAGCCACGCCTACGCGCTGGCGGATTCCGAGCCGGACCGGCTCGAAGCGCTGTTCGATACCTTCGATGAGGCGGGGCTGAGTCTGGTCACGTGTTATCAGAGCACGCCGGATGGAATGCCCCTGCGGGAGGCCCACGAGGCCGGCCTCACACTCGCACACGGGACGGACCAGGTCCACGACCTGTGGGGCGCACACGGGAACGTCGACGCGCTCGAGGCGATGCTGGTCGAGTCATTAAAGCTGCCGGCGTACTCGACGAACTCCGGCCTCGAAACGCTCTGGGCGCTGATCACGGCCCACGGCGGCGACCTCCTCGGCGTCGACGGCTACGGCGTCGCCACGGGAACGCCGGCGGACCTGGTCGTCCACGACGCCGCGTCCCCGCAGTGGGCGATCCTCGAAAACAGGCCGCCTGCGTACGTGCTCAAGGACGGCGTCGTCGTCGCGGCGGACGGCGAACTCTCCGACTCACACGACTGGACATTCGGGCCGCGCTAA
- a CDS encoding helix-turn-helix domain-containing protein: MPDSMSEQLQRDMECEGLLECFHGLKQLDREVFQALVDTDEPLTVDEIGEAVDRERSTAYRAVQRLLQAGFIQKEQVNYEQGGYYHVYKPTDPANIADNMQRLLNDWYAKMGQLIQEFETKYEEEEAGTPQVEG, translated from the coding sequence ATGCCAGATTCGATGTCCGAACAGCTCCAGCGTGACATGGAGTGTGAGGGGCTGCTCGAATGCTTCCACGGGCTCAAGCAACTCGACAGGGAGGTGTTTCAGGCGCTCGTCGACACCGACGAGCCGCTCACCGTCGACGAGATCGGGGAGGCCGTCGACCGCGAGCGGTCGACCGCGTACCGCGCCGTCCAGCGGCTTCTGCAGGCCGGCTTCATCCAGAAGGAGCAGGTCAACTACGAACAGGGCGGCTACTACCACGTGTACAAGCCGACCGACCCGGCCAACATCGCGGACAACATGCAGCGGCTGCTCAACGACTGGTACGCCAAGATGGGCCAGCTCATTCAGGAGTTCGAGACGAAGTACGAGGAGGAGGAGGCGGGGACACCGCAGGTCGAAGGCTAA
- a CDS encoding sulfurtransferase TusA family protein has protein sequence MSAEFDIAETLDVKGASCPMPVVQTKTAVDDMDAGDVLEVLATDPGSMSDIDGWADGTDGVELVDQAEGDDVYRYYVRKTE, from the coding sequence ATGAGTGCAGAATTCGACATCGCGGAGACGCTCGACGTGAAAGGTGCATCGTGTCCCATGCCGGTCGTGCAGACGAAGACGGCGGTCGACGACATGGACGCCGGGGACGTGCTGGAAGTGCTGGCCACCGACCCCGGAAGTATGAGCGACATCGACGGGTGGGCCGACGGTACTGACGGCGTCGAACTCGTTGACCAGGCGGAGGGCGACGACGTGTACAGATACTACGTGCGCAAGACGGAGTGA
- a CDS encoding DsrE/DsrF/DrsH-like family protein — MSTETPDASAEGPPSRAELAARVDELEDALAATTVESEDDSRKMSIIATKGTLDMAYPPLILASTAAAFGYEVTVFHTFWGLDILHEERSKDLKLSSVGNPNMPVPNAVAALPGMDRVTTKLMEKRIADNDTATIAELIETSLDMGVEFQACQMTIDLLDYDEDDFYDGVTTGVGAATALQDMAEADIQLLV; from the coding sequence ATGAGCACGGAGACACCAGACGCGTCGGCCGAGGGCCCCCCCTCGCGCGCCGAACTCGCCGCACGCGTCGACGAACTGGAGGACGCACTCGCGGCGACCACCGTGGAGAGCGAGGACGACAGCAGGAAGATGAGTATCATCGCCACGAAGGGGACCCTCGACATGGCGTACCCGCCGCTCATCCTTGCGAGCACCGCGGCCGCCTTCGGCTACGAGGTTACGGTCTTTCACACGTTCTGGGGGCTTGACATCCTCCACGAGGAGCGCTCGAAGGACCTCAAGCTGAGTTCGGTCGGAAACCCGAACATGCCCGTGCCGAACGCGGTCGCCGCGCTGCCGGGCATGGACCGCGTGACGACCAAGCTGATGGAAAAGCGGATCGCCGACAACGACACCGCCACCATCGCGGAACTCATCGAGACGAGCCTCGACATGGGCGTGGAGTTCCAGGCCTGTCAGATGACTATCGACCTGCTGGACTACGACGAGGACGACTTCTACGACGGCGTCACGACCGGTGTCGGCGCGGCGACGGCGCTGCAGGACATGGCCGAGGCCGATATCCAACTTCTCGTCTGA
- a CDS encoding DUF1269 domain-containing protein → MKKLIVLAFDNESGALKVRDKLFELQKQELITMEDAAVVVRNEDGKTDVKQAQSLVGAGAMGGAFWGLLIGLIFLAPVLGMAVGAVSGALGGRFSDIGIDDSFIEAVGEQIDPGESALFMLVSSVQRDRVVDALEPFGPEILETNLSAEDEEKLREQFAAEKMAA, encoded by the coding sequence ATGAAGAAACTGATCGTACTGGCGTTCGACAACGAATCGGGTGCGCTCAAAGTGCGCGACAAGCTCTTCGAACTACAGAAACAGGAGCTTATCACGATGGAGGACGCGGCCGTCGTGGTCCGGAACGAGGACGGAAAGACGGACGTGAAACAGGCCCAGAGCCTCGTCGGGGCAGGAGCGATGGGCGGCGCGTTCTGGGGGCTGCTCATCGGGCTTATCTTCCTCGCGCCGGTGCTGGGGATGGCGGTCGGTGCGGTGAGTGGCGCGCTGGGCGGACGGTTTTCGGACATCGGGATCGACGACTCGTTCATCGAGGCGGTTGGCGAACAGATAGACCCCGGCGAGTCCGCGCTTTTCATGCTCGTGAGCAGCGTCCAGCGCGACCGCGTCGTCGATGCGCTCGAACCGTTCGGCCCCGAGATCCTGGAGACGAACCTCTCGGCCGAGGACGAGGAGAAACTCCGCGAGCAGTTCGCCGCGGAGAAAATGGCTGCCTGA
- a CDS encoding helix-turn-helix domain-containing protein, with product MKRVRLTIHPGDLDLPITFERTTGGDEQFARVQVVNWNVSTPEAAFLLRVRGDTDRFERALRDDPAVDEYELLPVDADDCYCFVTGDGTADAWGLWEQFGQGSLLTIPPAEWNPDGSYTFTVVGWDADIQAAVETAPASVRVEIEAVGGDRVAAERVVDALSDRQREVVRTAVELGYYDVPRRATSETVADELGCATSTAAEHIRKAEATVMRRLLGG from the coding sequence ATGAAACGCGTTCGTCTCACCATCCATCCGGGTGATCTCGACCTCCCGATAACGTTCGAGCGTACGACTGGCGGGGACGAGCAGTTCGCCCGGGTGCAGGTCGTCAACTGGAACGTCTCGACGCCGGAGGCGGCGTTCCTGCTGCGCGTCCGGGGGGACACCGACCGGTTCGAGCGGGCGCTCCGGGACGACCCCGCCGTCGACGAGTACGAACTCCTCCCCGTCGACGCCGACGACTGTTACTGCTTCGTCACGGGCGACGGCACGGCCGACGCGTGGGGGCTGTGGGAGCAGTTCGGGCAAGGGAGCTTGCTGACGATCCCCCCGGCCGAGTGGAACCCGGACGGGAGCTACACGTTCACAGTCGTGGGCTGGGACGCCGACATCCAGGCCGCCGTCGAGACGGCCCCGGCGAGCGTCCGCGTGGAGATAGAGGCGGTCGGCGGCGACCGGGTGGCGGCGGAGCGGGTCGTCGACGCGCTGTCGGACCGCCAGCGCGAGGTCGTCCGGACGGCGGTCGAACTCGGCTACTACGACGTGCCGCGCCGCGCGACGAGCGAGACTGTCGCCGACGAACTCGGCTGTGCCACGTCGACCGCGGCGGAACACATCCGGAAGGCCGAGGCGACCGTGATGCGCCGGCTGCTTGGAGGGTAG
- a CDS encoding YqjF family protein yields MVVPLEMRWRHLLFENWPVDPDVLDAHLPAGLTPDVFDGLAWLSVVPFTNAAVRPKGVPGRLGVDLPELNLRTYVTRDGVPSVYFFALDAQGVAAVLGARLFHHLPYYYARISLTVDDGRVRFDSRRRHPGARPARFTGSYWPTGEPFRAADDPFARFLVERYRFYTEAQDGSIRYTDVDHPPWTLYPADAEVEANTLLSAHGFARPDAEPTYYYSPGLDVVASRSKRAEQ; encoded by the coding sequence ATGGTCGTCCCGCTGGAGATGCGCTGGCGGCACCTGCTGTTCGAGAACTGGCCGGTCGACCCGGACGTGCTGGACGCACACCTCCCGGCGGGCCTGACGCCGGACGTGTTCGACGGGTTGGCGTGGCTCTCGGTCGTCCCCTTCACCAACGCCGCCGTCCGGCCGAAAGGGGTACCCGGGCGACTCGGCGTCGACCTGCCGGAACTCAACCTCCGGACGTACGTCACGCGCGACGGCGTGCCGAGCGTCTACTTCTTCGCGCTCGACGCACAGGGGGTCGCCGCCGTCCTCGGCGCGCGGCTGTTCCATCACCTCCCGTACTACTACGCGCGGATCTCGCTGACCGTCGACGACGGCCGGGTGCGCTTCGACAGCCGCCGCCGGCATCCGGGTGCCAGGCCGGCGCGGTTCACGGGGTCGTACTGGCCGACCGGCGAGCCGTTCCGGGCGGCCGACGACCCGTTCGCGCGGTTCCTCGTCGAGCGCTACCGCTTCTACACCGAGGCCCAGGACGGGTCGATCCGCTACACGGACGTGGACCACCCGCCGTGGACGCTGTACCCGGCCGACGCGGAGGTGGAGGCGAACACGCTGCTGTCGGCTCACGGGTTCGCGCGGCCGGACGCCGAGCCGACGTACTACTACAGCCCGGGGCTGGACGTGGTCGCCTCGCGGAGCAAGCGGGCGGAACAGTGA
- a CDS encoding sulfurtransferase, translated as MTDSDYANDVLVSADWVEEHLDEFESDDADYRLVEVDVDTEAYEESHAPGAIGFNWETQLQDQTQRDILEKEDFEDLLGSHGISDDSTVVLYGDNSNWFAAYAYWQFKYYGHDDVRLLDGGREYWVENDYPTTDEAPDFSAVEYDAGGPRESIRAYRDDVEKAIDRGVPLVDVRSPEEFSGEVLAPPGLQETAQRGGHIPGAKNISWAAVTNDDGTFKTADELEELYAEEDIDGEGTTVAYCRIGERSSVAWFALHELLGYEDTVNYDGSWTEWGNLVDAPIETGE; from the coding sequence ATGACCGACAGTGACTACGCGAACGACGTGCTCGTCTCGGCCGACTGGGTCGAAGAGCACCTGGACGAGTTCGAGAGCGACGACGCCGACTACCGACTGGTCGAAGTCGACGTCGACACCGAAGCCTACGAGGAGAGCCACGCGCCCGGCGCGATCGGCTTCAACTGGGAGACACAGCTTCAGGACCAGACGCAGCGTGACATCCTCGAGAAGGAGGACTTCGAGGACCTGCTGGGCTCCCACGGCATCAGCGACGACTCGACGGTCGTCCTGTACGGCGACAACTCCAACTGGTTCGCCGCCTACGCCTACTGGCAGTTCAAGTACTACGGCCACGACGACGTGCGCCTGCTCGACGGCGGCCGCGAGTACTGGGTCGAGAACGACTACCCGACCACCGACGAAGCACCCGACTTCTCGGCCGTCGAGTACGACGCCGGCGGCCCGCGCGAGTCCATCCGCGCGTACCGCGACGACGTGGAGAAGGCGATCGACCGCGGCGTTCCGCTGGTCGACGTCCGCTCGCCCGAGGAGTTCAGCGGCGAGGTGCTCGCCCCGCCGGGACTCCAGGAGACGGCCCAGCGCGGCGGCCACATCCCCGGCGCGAAGAACATCTCGTGGGCGGCCGTCACGAACGACGACGGCACGTTCAAGACCGCCGACGAGCTGGAGGAGCTGTACGCCGAGGAGGACATCGACGGCGAGGGCACGACCGTCGCCTACTGCCGCATCGGCGAGCGCTCGTCGGTCGCCTGGTTCGCGCTCCACGAACTGCTCGGCTACGAGGACACCGTCAACTACGACGGCTCCTGGACCGAGTGGGGCAACCTCGTCGACGCGCCGATCGAAACCGGCGAGTAA